In one window of Helianthus annuus cultivar XRQ/B chromosome 17, HanXRQr2.0-SUNRISE, whole genome shotgun sequence DNA:
- the LOC110921331 gene encoding uncharacterized protein LOC110921331 isoform X2 gives MQPSNLESFIDSTTPVLPSRSLPKSEVMKLNRLWHPFETEEVEFFTLSDVWNRFDEWSAYGAGVPVNIGEEDEMIVQYYVPYLSAIQIFTSSSTLNYLREETDSETRDSFSDSFSDDSESEKLSRWDGCSSDEGVFDQDSPLHFNDRLGYLYFQYFERSAPYERVPLLDKICMFSQKYPGLMSLRSVDLSPASWMAVAWYPIYHIPMGRTIKDLSTCFLTYHTLSSSFQDDTDNEYQNDASKKEEQRRGRNPSACIWNGHLQDARGCVDLGWEWQGSRKACFAFECGRLLA, from the exons ATGCAACCATCAAACCTCGAATCGTTCATCGACTCAACAACCCCTGTTCTACCATCCCGATCCCTCCCCAAG AGTGAGGTTATGAAGCTTAACCGGCTGTGGCATCCGTTTGAAACAGAGGAAGTTGAGTTCTTCACGTTGAGTGATGTTTGGAACCGGTTTGATGAGTGGAGTGCTTACGGTGCCGGTGTGCCGGTGAATATCGGAGAAGAAGATGAAATGATTGTTCAGTATTATGTTCCCTACTTATCTGCCATTCAAATATTTACCAGCAGTTCTACTTTGAACTATTTAAG GGAAGAGACTGATTCAGAAACAAGGGATTCATTTAGTGATTCCTTCAGCGATGACAGCGAGAGCGAGAAGCTATCGAGGTGGGATGGGTGCTCATCGGATGAAGGTGTATTCGACCAAGATAGCCCTTTGCATTTTAATGACCGCCTCGGTTACCTTTATTTTCAATACTTTGAAAGATCAGCTCCTTACGAAAGAGTTCCTCTCTTGGACAAG ATTTGTATGTTCTCTCAAAAATACCCCGGATTGATGTCCTTAAGAAGCGTCGATCTTTCGCCCGCTAGTTGGATGGCAGTTGCATG GTACCCAATATATCACATTCCAATGGGGAGGACCATAAAGGACTTGTCCACATGTTTCCTCACTTACCATACCCTTTCATCATCATTTCAAG ACGACACAGATAACGAATATCAGAATGACGCGTCAAAAAAAGAAGAACAAAGAAGAGGTAGGAATCCGTCTGCGTGCATTTGGAATGGCCACTTACAAGATGCAAGGGGATGTGTGGATCTCGGGTGGGAATGGCAAGGATCAAGAAAAGCTTGTTTCGCTTTTGAATGTGGCAGGTTGCTGGCTTAA
- the LOC110921331 gene encoding uncharacterized protein LOC110921331 isoform X1, with protein MQPSNLESFIDSTTPVLPSRSLPKSEVMKLNRLWHPFETEEVEFFTLSDVWNRFDEWSAYGAGVPVNIGEEDEMIVQYYVPYLSAIQIFTSSSTLNYLREETDSETRDSFSDSFSDDSESEKLSRWDGCSSDEGVFDQDSPLHFNDRLGYLYFQYFERSAPYERVPLLDKICMFSQKYPGLMSLRSVDLSPASWMAVAWYPIYHIPMGRTIKDLSTCFLTYHTLSSSFQDADDTDNEYQNDASKKEEQRRGRNPSACIWNGHLQDARGCVDLGWEWQGSRKACFAFECGRLLA; from the exons ATGCAACCATCAAACCTCGAATCGTTCATCGACTCAACAACCCCTGTTCTACCATCCCGATCCCTCCCCAAG AGTGAGGTTATGAAGCTTAACCGGCTGTGGCATCCGTTTGAAACAGAGGAAGTTGAGTTCTTCACGTTGAGTGATGTTTGGAACCGGTTTGATGAGTGGAGTGCTTACGGTGCCGGTGTGCCGGTGAATATCGGAGAAGAAGATGAAATGATTGTTCAGTATTATGTTCCCTACTTATCTGCCATTCAAATATTTACCAGCAGTTCTACTTTGAACTATTTAAG GGAAGAGACTGATTCAGAAACAAGGGATTCATTTAGTGATTCCTTCAGCGATGACAGCGAGAGCGAGAAGCTATCGAGGTGGGATGGGTGCTCATCGGATGAAGGTGTATTCGACCAAGATAGCCCTTTGCATTTTAATGACCGCCTCGGTTACCTTTATTTTCAATACTTTGAAAGATCAGCTCCTTACGAAAGAGTTCCTCTCTTGGACAAG ATTTGTATGTTCTCTCAAAAATACCCCGGATTGATGTCCTTAAGAAGCGTCGATCTTTCGCCCGCTAGTTGGATGGCAGTTGCATG GTACCCAATATATCACATTCCAATGGGGAGGACCATAAAGGACTTGTCCACATGTTTCCTCACTTACCATACCCTTTCATCATCATTTCAAG ATGCAGACGACACAGATAACGAATATCAGAATGACGCGTCAAAAAAAGAAGAACAAAGAAGAGGTAGGAATCCGTCTGCGTGCATTTGGAATGGCCACTTACAAGATGCAAGGGGATGTGTGGATCTCGGGTGGGAATGGCAAGGATCAAGAAAAGCTTGTTTCGCTTTTGAATGTGGCAGGTTGCTGGCTTAA